Within Saccharomonospora cyanea NA-134, the genomic segment ACGACCTCCAGTTCACGCTCGTGGAGCCGCTGCGCCTGCTGTTCAAGGACGAGGTACGCAGGGTGGGGCTCGAACTCGGCCTGCCCGAGACCATCGTGCACCGCCAGCCCTTCCCCGGCCCCGGCCTCGCCATCCGCATCATCGGCGCGGTGACCTCCGACCGGTTGGAGACGCTGCGGGCCGCGGACGCGATCGCGCGTGAGGAACTCAGCGCCGCCGGGCTCGACTCCGACATCTGGCAGTGCCCCGTGGTGCTGCTCGCCGACGTCCGCAGCGTCGGGGTGCAGGGCGACGGCCGCACGTACGGGCATCCCGTGGTGCTGCGCCCCGTCTCCAGCGAAGACGCGATGACAGCCGACTGGGCTCGGCTACCCTACGACGTGCTCGAGCGGATCTCCACACGGATCACCAACGAGGTGGCCGAAGTGAACCGGGTCGTGCTGGACGTGACCAGCAAGCCCCCGGGGACGATCGAGTGGGAGTGAACGACACGGGTCCGGGGGTGGGTAGCGGTGTGGATCGCGGGCGTGTTGCTGCTGATCGTCGCGGTGGGCGCGTTCTTCTACATGAAGCACACGCGTAACGAACTGCACGCCATGATCGGCACGGAGACGCTCTCGATCCCCGAACTCGAGCAGTACCGCAGCGCCTCCGACGGACTCGGGGCCACGGGCACGTTCCGTAAGCTCTCCGAGGTCGTTGGTGCGGCGCACCCACGACCGGAGGGGCCGCTGACGGCGGAGCTGTCGAAGGTGGAGTGCGTCTGGTACCGCTACCGCATCGACCGACACTACGAGGTGATCGAGTACCGCGACGGCAAGCGGCACCGGCGCAAGCGCACCGAACGCGTCGCCGAGCACACCTCGAGCGAGGGCTACGCGGTGATCGACGCCGAGGGCCGCACGATCGAGGTCGACCCGAACGGCACCGAGCCCGACGGTGTGGAGCAGACCGTCAGCCGGTTCGAGCCCCACGGGGGCAAGGAGGGCGGCGTCGAACTGTTCGGCATCGCGTTGCCCGCGTTGCTCGGCCGTGGTGACAGCACCATCGGCTACGACTACAAGGAGTGGGTGATCCGTCCGGGCCGGCGCCTCTACGTGCTGGGCGAGGTCCACGACCGGACCGGCCCGCTCGTGATCGGCAAGCCGGCGGGGAAGGGTCACTTCATCATCTCCACCCGAACGGAGCAGGAGTTGCGTGACAGCCGGGTCCAGCGGCACAAGCTCCTGGCGATCGGCACGGTGGCGAGCACCCTCCTGGGGCTCGGGCTGCTCGTGGGCGGCCTGTTCACCTGACGGGCCGGTGACGCGTCGGTGTCCGTCAGTGCCGGCGCCCGCGGGGCCGGATCGACGCCACCAGCATCAGTACCCCCACCGCGACGGCTCCGCCCGCGAGCACCCAGCGCAGGTCCACGTGCCCGAGCCAGGTGTGTGCGTCGGACAGGACGTAGGACGACACGAGCAGTGTGGCGATCCCGGCGAGCAGGGTGAACACGTCCCACGTGCGCGGGGCGGTCCTACGGTCGTTCGAGTCAGCCACGACGCACCTCCACGTTTCCGGCTCCGATCTTCGCGGTCAGCGTGATCTTGGGACCACCCTCGCCGTCGGTGCCGGGGTCGACGCCCCGCAGCTCGGGGGTGTCGATGCCGTTGTGTTCCTGTCCGAGGCATTCGACGTTGCCGACCGCGGCTTCGCACCGGTAGTCGACGTCGGCGTCGGGTGGGAGGAGCACCGTGACGTTGCCCGCGCCGCTGCGCACGGTGGTCCGTGCCGAATCACTGCCGCTGAGCCCGGTCAGGTCGAGTTGCACGTCGCCCGCCGTGCGTTCGTAGACGGGCTGCACCTGGTCGGCCGAGGTCGGAGTGGCCCGCAGCTCGCCGAACCCGCCCCCGACGTGTTCGAGCGGCACGGCGCTGAGGGTGAGACCCACGAGCGCCAGCGGCACGGCCAGCCACACCAGGCCCCGTCCTCCCCCGAGGAACGAGCCGGCCACCATGCCGAGTCCGAGCACCGCGAGTACCAGACCCATGACGTGTGCCGGGGTGAACCACGGCACGCCTTCCGCGGCGAGCGCCGCGCCCACTCCGCCGACGGCCAGTGCCACGCCCGTCACCGCGAATCCGATCTTGGACTTGCGGCGTGGCGGTGGTGGCGGTTCCGGCGGCGGCGGAGTGGGTGCGGTGGCGTCCGGCAGCCGCCAGCCCAGGGGATCGGCCCCGAGCGGATCCCAGGTCGGCGCTGCCTGCGACACGGGCTGTCCCCACATACCCGCGTCGCCCCCCGTCCCCGTGGAGGTCATCCCCGCCGGCCCCGTTGCGACCCCTCCGGTGGGAGCCGGGCGGCGGAGGTGGCCTCTGCTGCGGTGCAGCAGGTACACCCCCGCCACGACGAGCGCCAGCCCCACGAAGGTGCCGCCGTCCACCCAACTCGCGGAGAAACTCGCCAGCCCCAGGAGAACGAGCGCCGCGCACAGCGCGAGCGTGAACCCCTTCGACATCGAGCTCCGCCCCTTCCCCAGGAGACCTTCGAGCCCCGACACGTCGTCCCCCTCCTCCGGAAGGATGGCCCAGCCCAGCAGGTAGAACGCGAGACCGACACCCCCGAACACGGTCAGCACGACGAACACGACGCGCACGATGGCCGGGTCGATGCCGTAGCGGTGACCGATCCCGGCAGCGACCCCCGCCAGCTTTCGGCCCCGGTGCGGGCGCCTGGGCCGGGAGACCCAGAAGTCCTTCACCGTGTCCTCGAAGCCCTCGATGCGCCTCGTGGAGTCCGTCGTGGTGTTCATGCCGAACAGCATGCTCGACGCCGTGGCCGCGCACATCGGGGAGTAACCCTGAACCTTCCCCAGGCCTGGGGCGAGGGTCCGGGACGACCTCAGGGGCTTCCCCGATGACCTCGGGGCCCTGGCGTGTGACGATGGCGGGGTGGAGGAGCAGGTGACCGGTGAGCGCGGGTCCGTGGAAACGCAGGAGCCGGTGTCGCGGGGGCCGGGGTCCACGTCCGGGTCGGGGGCCGGTGCGCTCGTGAAGCCCGCGGGCAGCGGGCCTCCTTCAGCGGCGGGGGAGTTCGACGACCCGCCGAAGATGTACCGCCGCCGTTCGGGCCGGGCGCTCGCCGGCGTGGCCGGGGGGCTCGCCGACCACCTCGGCGTCAACGTGCTGTGGGTGCGGGTGACGTTCGCGGTGCTCGCGGCGTTCGGGGGGATGGGGCTGCTCGCCTACGGGCTGTTGTGGGTGTTCGTGCCACAACACCAGGGGGAGGATCCGAGCGCGCCCGAGTCGGCCAAGGAGAGGCAGCAGGCGTACGGGCTCATCGCGCTGGGTATCGGGCTGACCTTCGCGGGCGGTGCGCTCACCGGTCTGTTCAGCGGCTGGGTGGGACTGCCGATCGCCGTGGCACTCGTCGGTGCCGCGGTGGTGTGGCGGGAGGCCGACGAGTCGCAGCGCAGGCGGTGGCGGGACGGCGCCCGGTCCGGCGTGGCGGGGGTGCTCGGAGGTGGCGGGGTCCGCCCGATCGTCCGCGTGCTCGCGGGCGTGGCGCTGGTGGTCACGGGTATCGGCGTGGTGGTCTTCCGCGGCGGCAGCTTCGACCAGGTGCAGTTCGCGCTGATCGCGGTGCTGGCGACGCTGGTCGGGGTCGCGGTGCTGACGGTGCCGTTCTGGCTGCGGTTGATCCGCGACCTCGGTGAGGAAC encodes:
- a CDS encoding ATP-binding protein; translated protein: MEEQVTGERGSVETQEPVSRGPGSTSGSGAGALVKPAGSGPPSAAGEFDDPPKMYRRRSGRALAGVAGGLADHLGVNVLWVRVTFAVLAAFGGMGLLAYGLLWVFVPQHQGEDPSAPESAKERQQAYGLIALGIGLTFAGGALTGLFSGWVGLPIAVALVGAAVVWREADESQRRRWRDGARSGVAGVLGGGGVRPIVRVLAGVALVVTGIGVVVFRGGSFDQVQFALIAVLATLVGVAVLTVPFWLRLIRDLGEERRARIRTEERAEIAAHLHDSVLQTLALIQKQADMPREVARLARSQERQLRQWLYGPSGYGTKRNSGEGQREVTSLSEALATACGEVEDTFAISVQQVVVGGEVEVDERLGALIQAAREAIVNAAKHAEVEEVSVYAEVESDAVTVFVRDRGRGFDPDAVPADRHGLADSIRGRMERNGGKCRLRTAPGEGTEVQLEMPRRSADRSAQGAM
- a CDS encoding E3 ubiquitin ligase family protein, giving the protein MWIAGVLLLIVAVGAFFYMKHTRNELHAMIGTETLSIPELEQYRSASDGLGATGTFRKLSEVVGAAHPRPEGPLTAELSKVECVWYRYRIDRHYEVIEYRDGKRHRRKRTERVAEHTSSEGYAVIDAEGRTIEVDPNGTEPDGVEQTVSRFEPHGGKEGGVELFGIALPALLGRGDSTIGYDYKEWVIRPGRRLYVLGEVHDRTGPLVIGKPAGKGHFIISTRTEQELRDSRVQRHKLLAIGTVASTLLGLGLLVGGLFT
- a CDS encoding PspC domain-containing protein, with the translated sequence MLFGMNTTTDSTRRIEGFEDTVKDFWVSRPRRPHRGRKLAGVAAGIGHRYGIDPAIVRVVFVVLTVFGGVGLAFYLLGWAILPEEGDDVSGLEGLLGKGRSSMSKGFTLALCAALVLLGLASFSASWVDGGTFVGLALVVAGVYLLHRSRGHLRRPAPTGGVATGPAGMTSTGTGGDAGMWGQPVSQAAPTWDPLGADPLGWRLPDATAPTPPPPEPPPPPRRKSKIGFAVTGVALAVGGVGAALAAEGVPWFTPAHVMGLVLAVLGLGMVAGSFLGGGRGLVWLAVPLALVGLTLSAVPLEHVGGGFGELRATPTSADQVQPVYERTAGDVQLDLTGLSGSDSARTTVRSGAGNVTVLLPPDADVDYRCEAAVGNVECLGQEHNGIDTPELRGVDPGTDGEGGPKITLTAKIGAGNVEVRRG